One genomic window of Channa argus isolate prfri chromosome 5, Channa argus male v1.0, whole genome shotgun sequence includes the following:
- the LOC137127507 gene encoding sodium-coupled neutral amino acid transporter 3-like isoform X1 yields the protein MSEDKPAESVETASAEVNAIPNGKGHDPGEETAALAKTPPEAAEKETVTSSAQNASSQRTENTEANLPESQEFLSGTEDKKMTHFTDFEGKTSFGMSVFNLGNAIMGSGILGLAYAMANTGVILFLVLLTVVAVLSSYSIHLLLKSSGIVGIRAYEQLGYRAFGTPGKMAAGIAIILQNIGAMSSYLYIVKYEFPLVIQAFMEVDKPNGTEWYLNGNYLVIIVSVAIILPLALMKQLGYLGYTSGFSLSCMVFFLISVIYKKFNIHCPMKYFDNGTVSVMNVSVMGPGGETDPACIPKMANLNSQTAYTIPILAFAFVCHPEVLPIYTELRNPTKKKMQHVANISIAVMYGMYFLAALFGYLTFYGEVEAELLHTYSRIDPYDTLILCVRVAVLTAVTLTVPIVLFPVRRAIQQMIFPNKTFYWPRHIAIALILLTFINLLVIFAPNILGIFGIIGATSAPCLIFIFPAVFYIRIVPKEEEPLRSVPKILAACFAGIGFLFMIMSLSFIIIDWTSGTSKTSSGH from the exons GGAAACTGTAACTAGTAGTGCCCAGAATGCTAG TTCTCagagaacagaaaacacagaggcCAACCTCCCCGAGAGCCAGGAGTTCTTATCAGGCACTGAGGATAAGAAGATGACACACTTTACAGAT TTTGAAGGAAAAACCTCTTTTGGCATGTCAGTCTTCAACTTGGGCAATGCAATCATGGGAAGTGGAATCCTAGGGCTGGCATATGCCATGGCTAACACAGGGGTCATCCTGTTTTT agtACTTCTGACAGTGGTGGCAGTTCTGTCATCCTATTCCATCCATTTATTGTTAAAGTCATCCGGTATTGTAG GTATTCGTGCATATGAGCAGCTGGGCTACAGGGCTTTTGGGACTCCGGGGAAGATGGCGGCAGGTATTGCCATCATACTGCAAAACATTGGAG CCATGTCCAGTTACCTGTACATAGTCAAGTATGAGTTCCCTTTGgtcatccaggcctttatggaGGTGGATAAACCTAATGG AACTGAATGGTACCTGAATGGAAACTACCTTGTGATCATTGTCTCTGTTGCAATAATTTTACCATTGGCTCTCATGAAACAGCTTG gatACCTGGGATACACTAGTGGGTTCTCCTTGAGCTGCAtggttttctttctcatttcg GTCATCTACAAGAAGTTCAATATCCATTGCCCAATGAAGTACTTCGACAATGGCACCGTCAGTGTAATGAATGTCAGTGTTATGGGTCCTGGTGGGGAGACAGACCCTGCCTGTATTCCCAAAATGGCCAATCTCAACTCACAA ACGGCCTACACCATCCCCATCCTGGCGTTTGCCTTTGTGTGCCACCCTGAGGTCCTGCCCATCTACACAGAGCTGCGCAA CcccacaaagaaaaagatgcaGCATGTGGCCAACATCTCCATTGCAGTCATGTACGGCATGTACTTCCTGGCTGCTCTTTTTGGATACCTAACTTTCTATG gtGAAGTGGAAGCAGAGTTGCTTCACACCTACAGCCGTATTGACCCATACGACACTTTGATTTTGTGTGTCCGTGTGGCTGTGCTCACTGCTGTCACACTCACTGTGCCTATTGTGCTTTTTCCT GTAAGAAGAGCAATTCAGCAGATGATTTTTCCCAACAAGACTTTCTACTGGCCGCGGCACATTGCCATTGCTTTGATTCTGCTCACTTTTATCAACCTGTTGGTCATCTTTGCCCCCAACATCCTGGGCATCTTTGGGATCATTG GTGCCACATCTGCCCCTTGTCTCATCTTTATCTTCCCTGCTGTCTTCTACATTCGTATTGTACCCAAAGAAGAGGAGCCACTGCGCTCTGTGCCCAAAATCCTG GCTGCCTGTTTTGCTGGGATTGGCTTCCTATTTATGATAATGAGCCTCAGCTTTATCATCATTGATTGGACATCAGGCACCAGTAAAACCAGCAGTGGTCACTAG
- the LOC137127507 gene encoding sodium-coupled neutral amino acid transporter 3-like isoform X2 — translation MSEDKPAESVETASAEVNAIPNGKGHDPGEETAALAKTPPEAAENSQRTENTEANLPESQEFLSGTEDKKMTHFTDFEGKTSFGMSVFNLGNAIMGSGILGLAYAMANTGVILFLVLLTVVAVLSSYSIHLLLKSSGIVGIRAYEQLGYRAFGTPGKMAAGIAIILQNIGAMSSYLYIVKYEFPLVIQAFMEVDKPNGTEWYLNGNYLVIIVSVAIILPLALMKQLGYLGYTSGFSLSCMVFFLISVIYKKFNIHCPMKYFDNGTVSVMNVSVMGPGGETDPACIPKMANLNSQTAYTIPILAFAFVCHPEVLPIYTELRNPTKKKMQHVANISIAVMYGMYFLAALFGYLTFYGEVEAELLHTYSRIDPYDTLILCVRVAVLTAVTLTVPIVLFPVRRAIQQMIFPNKTFYWPRHIAIALILLTFINLLVIFAPNILGIFGIIGATSAPCLIFIFPAVFYIRIVPKEEEPLRSVPKILAACFAGIGFLFMIMSLSFIIIDWTSGTSKTSSGH, via the exons TTCTCagagaacagaaaacacagaggcCAACCTCCCCGAGAGCCAGGAGTTCTTATCAGGCACTGAGGATAAGAAGATGACACACTTTACAGAT TTTGAAGGAAAAACCTCTTTTGGCATGTCAGTCTTCAACTTGGGCAATGCAATCATGGGAAGTGGAATCCTAGGGCTGGCATATGCCATGGCTAACACAGGGGTCATCCTGTTTTT agtACTTCTGACAGTGGTGGCAGTTCTGTCATCCTATTCCATCCATTTATTGTTAAAGTCATCCGGTATTGTAG GTATTCGTGCATATGAGCAGCTGGGCTACAGGGCTTTTGGGACTCCGGGGAAGATGGCGGCAGGTATTGCCATCATACTGCAAAACATTGGAG CCATGTCCAGTTACCTGTACATAGTCAAGTATGAGTTCCCTTTGgtcatccaggcctttatggaGGTGGATAAACCTAATGG AACTGAATGGTACCTGAATGGAAACTACCTTGTGATCATTGTCTCTGTTGCAATAATTTTACCATTGGCTCTCATGAAACAGCTTG gatACCTGGGATACACTAGTGGGTTCTCCTTGAGCTGCAtggttttctttctcatttcg GTCATCTACAAGAAGTTCAATATCCATTGCCCAATGAAGTACTTCGACAATGGCACCGTCAGTGTAATGAATGTCAGTGTTATGGGTCCTGGTGGGGAGACAGACCCTGCCTGTATTCCCAAAATGGCCAATCTCAACTCACAA ACGGCCTACACCATCCCCATCCTGGCGTTTGCCTTTGTGTGCCACCCTGAGGTCCTGCCCATCTACACAGAGCTGCGCAA CcccacaaagaaaaagatgcaGCATGTGGCCAACATCTCCATTGCAGTCATGTACGGCATGTACTTCCTGGCTGCTCTTTTTGGATACCTAACTTTCTATG gtGAAGTGGAAGCAGAGTTGCTTCACACCTACAGCCGTATTGACCCATACGACACTTTGATTTTGTGTGTCCGTGTGGCTGTGCTCACTGCTGTCACACTCACTGTGCCTATTGTGCTTTTTCCT GTAAGAAGAGCAATTCAGCAGATGATTTTTCCCAACAAGACTTTCTACTGGCCGCGGCACATTGCCATTGCTTTGATTCTGCTCACTTTTATCAACCTGTTGGTCATCTTTGCCCCCAACATCCTGGGCATCTTTGGGATCATTG GTGCCACATCTGCCCCTTGTCTCATCTTTATCTTCCCTGCTGTCTTCTACATTCGTATTGTACCCAAAGAAGAGGAGCCACTGCGCTCTGTGCCCAAAATCCTG GCTGCCTGTTTTGCTGGGATTGGCTTCCTATTTATGATAATGAGCCTCAGCTTTATCATCATTGATTGGACATCAGGCACCAGTAAAACCAGCAGTGGTCACTAG